The proteins below come from a single Eremothecium sinecaudum strain ATCC 58844 chromosome II, complete sequence genomic window:
- a CDS encoding S-formylglutathione hydrolase (Syntenic homolog of Ashbya gossypii AEL156W; Syntenic homolog of Saccharomyces cerevisiae YJL068C) produces MSFTINSEIAVCGGKLLKLSSLSKVCKTNMDVNVYVPKQYYAGSSNTIPTLYFLSGLTCTPQNASEKALWQVQADKYGFAVVYPDTSPRGDDVAKDPEGSWDFAIGAGFYVNATQAPFSTHYQMYDYVHKELPASLESFFKEKFNKTKIDFVKNISISGHSMGGLGALAGFLKNYGNNVYKSCSAFAPIADPTTVPWGQKAFTGYLGPDKKAWEEYDPCLLVKQVENTRGSEILIHVGTNDPFLYQLKPESLTAAAKGTSWDGKISVNMVEGFDHSYYFVSTFVPEHAKFHAKHLGLT; encoded by the coding sequence ATGTCATTTACTATAAACAGCGAAATAGCGGTTTGTGGGGGAAAGTTGTTGAAGCTTTCCTCTTTATCAAAAGTGTGCAAAACCAATATGGATGTTAACGTCTATGTTCCTAAACAGTACTATGCCGGATCATCAAATACTATTCCCACACTATACTTCCTTTCAGGTTTGACCTGCACCCCTCAAAATGCATCTGAAAAGGCGTTATGGCAAGTGCAAGCTGACAAGTACGGTTTTGCAGTGGTATATCCAGATACTTCGCCAAGAGGAGATGATGTTGCAAAAGATCCTGAGGGGAGCTGGGATTTCGCTATAGGAGCAGGCTTCTATGTCAATGCTACCCAAGCTCCTTTTAGCACACATTATCAAATGTACGACTATGTTCACAAGGAATTACCCGCTTCTTTGGAGTCATTCTTCAAAGAGAAGTTTAACAAGACAAAGATTGACTTTGTTAAGAATATTTCTATTTCTGGTCATTCAATGGGTGGTTTGGGTGCTTTGGCTGGTTTCTTGAAGAACTACGGTAACAATGTTTACAAATCTTGTTCAGCTTTTGCGCCAATTGCAGACCCAACGACCGTTCCATGGGGCCAAAAAGCATTCACAGGTTATCTAGGTCCCGATAAGAAAGCTTGGGAGGAATATGACCCATGTTTGCTTGTTAAGCAAGTTGAAAACACCAGGGGCAGTGAGATATTAATCCATGTGGGTACTAACGATCCATTTTTATATCAATTAAAACCAGAGAGCTTAACTGCAGCTGCTAAAGGGACCTCCTGGGACGGTAAAATTAGCGTTAATATGGTAGAAGGTTTTGACCATTCGTACTATTTTGTGAGCACATTTGTTCCTGAGCATGCTAAATTCCATGCCAAACATCTCGGATTAACGTAA
- the UTP18 gene encoding Utp18p (Syntenic homolog of Ashbya gossypii AEL153W; Syntenic homolog of Saccharomyces cerevisiae YJL069C (UTP18)), with amino-acid sequence MSATEAPQVAQPDEEELLLAKLVFGDKSDFYEGIQNVDLGLSSEGEPDGNNSDDESGEEESDDAIDRMQDDQLFFVDEGDDEDKMEIDEEEKEEEVSAYEDDSSDAWNDSDDERLIVPITESNRSKKLRSSYEEKEVDSRQYVRRLRLQFEKIYPRPKWVDEVDESGEDDGISDEDNDSEVINGDINALHKILQSTYSYSATSSRLLAPKRLDITRLTDANVSHPSKSAVQSLSFHPLKPLLLTGGYDRTLRIYHIDGKNNHLVSSVYLTGTPVQTCKFYVNPSHSEQMVFSGGRRRYMHSWNISSPNSQVASIEKISRMYGHEETQRSFEKFKLGHLSTVQDTVHGIILLQGNNGWINVLHASTGVWLMGCKIEGVMADFCIDYHPLHDGKFKTILIVVNKYGEVWEFDLTNNGKVLRKWQDAGGVSITTIQVGGGTNSSNLLPFKSIKRNRWLAIGSESGFVNVYDRQSQAGKPVATLSQLTTTISTLEFSSDGQILCMASRAVKDALRLVHLPSATVFSNWPTSGTPLGSVTSVAFSAHSEMLAVGNEQGKVRLWRLNHY; translated from the coding sequence ATGAGTGCTACTGAAGCGCCACAGGTTGCTCAGCCAGATGAAGAGGAATTGCTTTTAGCTAAATTGGTTTTTGGCGATAAATCGGACTTTTACGAGGGAATACAAAATGTGGACCTAGGTTTATCAAGTGAAGGAGAGCCTGATGGTAACAATTCTGACGATGAGAGCGGTGAAGAGGAATCAGATGATGCTATAGATCGTATGCAAGATGATCAATTATTTTTTGTCGACGAAGGGGATGATGAGGATAAAATGGAAATAgatgaggaagaaaaggaagaagaggTTTCAGCATATGAAGATGACAGTAGCGACGCATGGAATGATTCTGATGATGAACGTTTGATTGTCCCTATTACGGAATCTAATAGATCAAAGAAACTGCGGTCTTCGTACGAGGAGAAGGAAGTTGACAGTCGGCAATACGTGCGTAGATTGAGGTTGCAATTTGAGAAGATTTATCCTAGGCCGAAATGGGTTGACGAGGTCGACGAATCAGGTGAGGATGACGGAATTTCAGATGAAGATAATGATTCTGAAGTGATAAACGGCGACATCAATGCATTGCATAAGATTTTACAAAGTACGTATTCCTACAGCGCCACATCATCACGTCTCTTGGCTCCAAAGAGACTAGACATTACGAGATTGACAGACGCAAATGTGTCTCATCCTTCGAAGTCGGCCGTCCAGTCGCTATCTTTCCATCCGCTAAAACCTTTGTTGCTGACTGGTGGATACGACCGCACTCTGCGGATATATCACATCGACGGGAAAAACAATCATCTTGTATCTTCCGTTTATTTGACTGGCACACCTGTACAGACATGTAAATTTTACGTGAATCCTTCGCACAGCGAGCAGATGGTGTTTTCGGGTGGTAGGAGAAGATACATGCATTCGTGGAATATTTCTAGCCCGAACTCCCAGGTTGCGTCAATTGAGAAGATCTCGCGTATGTACGGCCATGAAGAGACCCAAAGATCGTTTGAGAAGTTTAAGCTGGGTCACTTAAGCACTGTGCAGGATACAGTCCATGGTATTATTCTCCTGCAAGGTAACAATGGTTGGATTAACGTTCTTCATGCATCCACAGGTGTCTGGTTAATGGGCTGTAAAATAGAAGGTGTGATGGCAGACTTCTGTATTGACTATCACCCATTGCACGATGGGAAGTTCAAGACCATTTTAATCGTCGTAAACAAATACGGTGAGGTCTGGGAATTCGATTTAACGAATAACGGTAAAGTGCTACGTAAATGGCAGGACGCTGGTGGTGTTTCCATCACTACGATACAGGTCGGCGGTGGTACCAATTCTTCAAACCTACTTCCTTTTAAGAGcataaaaagaaatagATGGTTAGCCATTGGAAGTGAATCTGGTTTTGTTAATGTTTACGACAGACAATCTCAGGCCGGAAAACCAGTAGCAACATTGTCTCAGTTGACTACTACCATTTCGACTTTAGAGTTTTCTAGTGATGGACAAATTCTCTGCATGGCTTCTCGTGCTGTTAAGGATGCCTTGAGGTTAGTGCATTTACCTTCAGCAACGGTCTTCTCCAATTGGCCAACTAGTGGTACACCTTTAGGTTCGGTCACAAGCGTAGCATTTTCAGCACATAGTGAAATGTTGGCTGTTGGAAACGAACAAGGTAAAGTCAGATTATGGAGACTGAACCACTACTAG
- the RTT101 gene encoding cullin RTT101 (Syntenic homolog of Ashbya gossypii AFR617C; Syntenic homolog of Saccharomyces cerevisiae YJL047C (RTT101) and YBR259W), giving the protein MSDSKLVDLNQNFLTLLAQFNDLTDSFFYFYKPERVKLFENGQRPLNSYRASFYGALKALFNCRAYEVSPLGSNVDNGRNRKPTYRLMPRRTIHKKIWEVGLNKINDTVGRLLDVDKLGTMDGDLPNIEEQFIINLDEMENTITILCTVYESVNNCYPTMIPQYPKIRSVEHFFAQYALHRYQELCEKYDSNLFGQLLDFLVSRIQRCILIKDELSLLVDDKAIEHKLLPIYSKYKAGNLPFIYKKTLVLELKLGDGVGLSQQFTKKYLEVINYYQDFSDTKYIKRLRRLLFVTKKVLSNECRQLSDYLCQEILKATLLNEVNLKPLLKTNINHANISSLWLIIYGCLRNGTVDMCRGGFSVAFDDVSDNKFWSIIKQLLETCINRPYEQEIKLLIWDSLRKRFHGDLHLVEFLASTLDSYVKKFMEHVKSLASLNTKWMESKFYEKSINDMKSILKVIDAMNLLSTFIPYYYEKYWFRRLILYANEYKKCVDENVVLIEQEISDMAGSSIVLALTMMDVINGIKKNGITLEMNNIDTVSVAVPRSAVPEVFLEYDVNVKTLPKSLQSIWDEINVTRNFLHSASVVQPQFALHHLEIETPFMLSNNAKLIVDVTMVQACILEQFNEDEEIKIDDLASLYGIDKAELTVAMESFVGVGMVKKVGIAYSLNYDYNPNSGVNVSGKKRIPYTISRPTQKEHSRDTSWIIELLRAAIIRTLKYEQKFMTFDELRDQVSTQLGGVSVAEFKLAVDKCSDYYTKEKDMYKFVW; this is encoded by the coding sequence ATGTCAGATTCGAAACTAGTTGATTTAAATCAGAATTTTTTAACACTACTAGCGCAGTTTAATGACTTAACCGATTCATTCTTCTATTTTTATAAGCCAGAAAGAGTCAAACTGTTTGAAAATGGTCAACGTCCATTGAACTCTTATAGGGCTAGCTTCTATGGAGCTCTTAAAGCGCTTTTCAATTGCAGAGCTTACGAAGTATCACCCCTGGGATCAAATGTTGATAATGGTAGGAATAGGAAACCGACTTATCGATTGATGCCTCGAAGAACCATCCACAAGAAAATATGGGAAGTTGGGttaaataaaataaatGATACAGTTGGAAGGTTGCTAGATGTCGATAAATTGGGTACCATGGATGGTGATTTACCAAACATTGAAGAGCAGTTTATTATTAACCTTGATGAGATGGAGAATACTATAACTATACTTTGCACGGTATATGAAAGTGTGAATAACTGCTACCCAACTATGATACCGCAATATCCAAAAATTCGCTCTGTTGAGCATTTCTTTGCTCAATACGCGCTGCATAGATATCAGGAACTTTGTGAGAAGTATGACAGTAACCTATTTGGTCAGCTCTTAGACTTTTTGGTATCTCGAATTCAACGCTGCATTCTGATAAAGGACGAACTGTCATTGTTAGTTGATGATAAAGCTATTGAGCACAAGTTGCTGCCCATATACAGCAAGTACAAGGCTGGGAACCTCCCTTTCATATATAAAAAGACATTAGTGCTTGAGCTTAAATTGGGTGATGGAGTTGGACTGTCACAACAATTTACGAAGAAGTATTTGGAGGTCATAAATTACTACCAGGATTTTTCTGATACCAAATATATCAAGAGACTGCGGCGATTACTATTTGTTACAAAGAAGGTCTTATCCAATGAATGTAGACAACTTTCAGACTATCTCTGTCAAGAAATTTTAAAAGCAACTCTGTTAAACGAAGTGAATCTAAAACCGCTGTTAAAGACTAATATCAATCATGCTAATATCTCTTCATTGTGGTTAATAATCTATGGCTGCCTAAGGAATGGTACGGTAGACATGTGTCGTGGAGGATTTTCAGTAGCATTTGATGATGTTTCGGATAATAAATTTTGGTCTATTATCAAACAACTACTCGAAACTTGCATAAATCGCCCATATGAGCAGGAGATAAAGCTTTTAATATGGGACAGCCTCAGAAAAAGATTTCATGGTGATCTACATTTGGTCGAATTTCTGGCTAGTACACTGGATTCATATGTGAAGAAGTTCATGGAACATGTAAAGTCGTTAGCGTCCCTAAATACTAAATGGATGGAATCTAAATTTTATGAAAAATCAATTAATGATATGAAAAGCATATTAAAGGTGATAGATGCTATGAATTTATTGAGTACATTTATTCCATATTACTATGAAAAATACTGGTTTCGTCGACTAATTTTGTATGCGAATGAGTACAAGAAATGTGTGGATGAGAATGTGGTTCTCATTGAGCAGGAAATTAGCGACATGGCAGGCTCTTCAATAGTTCTAGCGTTAACTATGATGGATGTGATTAATGgtataaaaaaaaatgGTATTACTCTAGAAATGAACAATATTGATACTGTTTCTGTTGCGGTTCCTCGTTCCGCCGTTCCAGAAGTTTTCTTAGAATATGACGTTAACGTCAAAACGTTACCAAAAAGTTTACAGAGTATCTGGGATGAAATCAATGTAACGAGGAATTTTCTTCACTCTGCTTCTGTTGTCCAACCACAGTTTGCTTTACATCATTTAGAGATCGAGACGCCATTTATGCTTTCGAACAATGCTAAGCTAATTGTCGATGTTACCATGGTTCAGGCATGTATTCTCGAGCAATTCAATGAGGATGAGGAGATTAAGATCGATGACCTAGCATCTCTGTACGGAATAGATAAGGCAGAATTGACAGTTGCAATGGAATCGTTCGTGGGTGTTGGGATGGTTAAGAAAGTGGGTATAGCATACTCATTAAACTATGACTACAACCCTAATTCTGGCGTCAATGTTTCAGGTAAGAAACGGATTCCATACACTATTTCTCGACCTACTCAGAAGGAACATAGCAGAGATACAAGTTGGATCATTGAACTGCTGAGAGCAGCAATTATTAGAACATTGAAATACGAACAAAAGTTTATGACTTTTGATGAACTCCGAGATCAGGTATCTACTCAACTTGGAGGTGTCAGCGTTGCTGAGTTCAAGTTAGCCGTCGATAAATGTTCGGACTACTATACAAAAGAGAAGGATATGTATAAATTTGTATGGTGA
- the MRPL27 gene encoding mitochondrial 54S ribosomal protein mL41 (Syntenic homolog of Ashbya gossypii AFR618C; Syntenic homolog of Saccharomyces cerevisiae YBR282W (MRPL27)) — MRPTSATLFHESHVKLLLRPWDKHSDRIFYGYSKSGNKRVSLSTKDGNKNMYKGTRSSGIGRHTKLGGYKINWDKVRTYVTPSQINTDLKPLLSHNLPELKHDFSGYEKGPLDTKLYLDKLRQFIKHGKVPSSANDTKVYRESA, encoded by the coding sequence ATGAGGCCGACTTCCGCCACACTGTTTCATGAATCTCACGTTAAGCTTTTGCTGAGACCATGGGACAAACATTCTGATAGGATTTTCTATGGTTATTCTAAGTCAGGTAACAAGCGTGTATCGTTGAGCACAAAAGATGGTAACAAGAACATGTATAAGGGTACTCGTTCGTCTGGTATTGGTAGACACACAAAACTAGGTGGATATAAAATTAACTGGGATAAGGTGCGTACATATGTTACGCCTTCTCAGATTAATACAGATTTGAAACCACTGCTATCTCACAACTTACCTGAACTAAAGCATGACTTCTCAGGCTACGAAAAGGGGCCACTAGACACAAAATTATATCTTGACAAACTAAGGCAATTCATTAAACATGGAAAGGTTCCAAGTAGTGCTAACGATACTAAAGTGTATCGGGAAAGTGCTTAA
- the SAF1 gene encoding SCF ubiquitin ligase complex subunit SAF1 (Syntenic homolog of Ashbya gossypii AEL155C; Syntenic homolog of Saccharomyces cerevisiae YBR280C (SAF1)): protein MTENSNNEDKQFINYGLPPDIVLTTLPYLDAADIKNLSLTNKYFNRLLDYQGSNTLWRELYRKAFGYNHTNDEPFISNSGEDYKTCSEMILVNNYPEATWLSRYKYRQHNVSFHTWGCLQHARLGYTTTSHPEVTSLISGPEQRRRTGINKPTPVPWFKDAANEKSEASGRKHQRQPDADDKSIVQISAGGFSFQLLTKSGKLFSTGTTYNGSHRGPGPKNNERDFNVLQEMVTSLEESYPRRMHESIVTSGMFGIGPGTIRIIPNPHQDMYRSISDLLSKCEEYVTDNQYVRRLFARDSFNFYMDESDFTIDRKSFDKIKFVAVSSGRAHILALDDKNEVYSWDSPGVDHGVRLLFEGLPTRAGNPVLKIGCGWDFNCVYIYAVGLVVWDSRYPLKKGDMASKADYKVIPETGDINGPNRILDFACCSAKTVFYITNEGDKLWMYSHERTTHVDLPINGRFRKIEASRMSLAIFTEQSTYTLKISDGEVVDGSLVNIDIAPDKKFITLSSGDYHNIALTEDGELYSWGLESELCGCLGIGDAREAVEVRNVATYQSSTSICVAQPTKVQLPSNSVCVAIAAGGWQSGALILQK, encoded by the coding sequence ATGACTGAGAATTCAAATAACGAAGATAAACAATTTATAAACTATGGACTACCCCCAGATATAGTGTTAACAACTTTACCGTATTTGGACGCTGCTGACATTAAAAACCTATCGTTAACaaataaatattttaatCGTTTGCTCGATTATCAAGGTTCTAATACCCTATGGCGTGAATTATATCGTAAAGCATTTGGGTATAATCATACTAATGATGAACCATTTATTTCAAATAGCGGGGAGGACTATAAGACATGTTCGGAAATGATATTGGTTAATAATTACCCTGAAGCTACATGGTTATCAAGATATAAATACAGACAGCATAATGTTTCTTTCCATACCTGGGGATGTTTGCAACATGCTAGGCTTGGGTATACTACAACTTCTCACCCGGAGGTGACTTCGCTGATATCGGGTCCTGAGCAAAGACGGCGGACAGGCATAAATAAGCCGACGCCAGTACCCTGGTTTAAGGATGCAGCGAACGAAAAAAGTGAAGCTTCGGGTAGAAAGCATCAGCGTCAGCCCGATGCGGATGATAAAAGCATTGTACAAATATCTGCTGGTGGTTTTTCTTTTCAGTTGCTAACGAAGTCCGGCAAGTTGTTCTCCACAGGTACAACCTATAACGGAAGTCATCGGGGACCTGGCCCTAAAAATAATGAAAGAGACTTCAATGTACTACAGGAGATGGTCACTTCTCTCGAGGAAAGTTATCCAAGGAGAATGCACGAGTCAATCGTCACGAGCGGGATGTTTGGCATAGGTCCAGGAACTATAAGGATAATACCTAATCCTCACCAAGACATGTACCGTTCAATAAGTGATCTTTTGTCAAAGTGCGAGGAATATGTAACTGACAATCAGTATGTTCGGCGGTTGTTCGCAAGAGACTCTTTCAACTTTTACATGGACGAATCCGATTTTACAATTGATAGGAAGTCTTTTGATAAGATTAAATTCGTAGCCGTATCTTCAGGCAGAGCACACATATTGGCCTTAGACGATAAGAATGAGGTATACTCGTGGGACAGTCCTGGCGTAGATCATGGCGTCAGATTACTGTTTGAAGGCCTACCCACCCGTGCGGGCAATCCAGTTCTTAAAATTGGTTGCGGTTGGGATTTCAATTGCGTATACATATATGCGGTTGGTTTGGTAGTCTGGGATTCAAGATATCCGCTTAAGAAGGGCGATATGGCTTCTAAAGCAGACTATAAAGTAATCCCAGAAACAGGTGATATAAATGGACCCAACAGGATACTAGATTTTGCATGCTGTTCTGCAAAAACTGTATTCTATATAACAAATGAGGGAGACAAGTTGTGGATGTACAGCCACGAGAGGACTACTCATGTTGATCTTCCAATCAATGGAAGATTCAGGAAAATTGAAGCTTCAAGAATGTCTCTAGCAATATTTACAGAGCAAAGTACTTATACTTTGAAAATATCTGACGGAGAGGTCGTTGACGGCTCCTTAGTTAACATAGACATCGCACCTGACAAAAAATTCATCACTCTATCATCCGGTGATTACCATAACATTGCCCTAACTGAGGATGGCGAATTGTATTCTTGGGGTTTAGAAAGTGAACTATGTGGTTGCCTTGGAATTGGTGATGCCAGGGAAGCAGTGGAGGTACGCAACGTAGCTACATATCAATCATCGACAAGCATATGCGTTGCGCAGCCTACAAAGGTGCAATTACCATCAAATTCAGTTTGTGTAGCGATAGCTGCTGGAGGCTGGCAGTCTGGAGCTTTGATCCTTCAAAAATAG
- the DUG2 gene encoding glutamine amidotransferase subunit DUG2 (Syntenic homolog of Ashbya gossypii AEL154C; Syntenic homolog of Saccharomyces cerevisiae YBR281C (DUG2)) gives MTGEPPLFHSWSHTHSIISTIAFPQHKILFAGTHDSKILCFDLTTYNLIKTVKVNEDSDDGFDTKASVLCLAKSEDEKYLFSAGTDSIVRVWSVGCVLKDFSIRIQNIAVIYSVMDIGDIFSVKYVDSLDTLIFGCQNASMLYINNFLASDDSSLSEHNFKKLPHVRYSKFFDSTGLTGYNKCCPTRGGSPLSSDAKCIIQAVPSDKIITYAHNGFIYSITRIENFEKPFSVLFKPYSLDRKTAFFVSSGGDGISKIWALTTPHLDSICDVRVNLIKELDNEETVFSQFVEFPFLYCGLESGLIKIWDLNTGQLITKLKTNDDNDIMAIAVYNDHVFAAHENRITKFYQGEMQEWNVHDGLVLSCELLRKCHTGNKVDRLITGGTNGTLALWNIDELVNDSKPDENEEEQGAGTPDTTDKASHALMAYRRAKLDNDHMLEMLQEFVGYQTVSQNPDSRNVIDGRRCATFLQDLFVKFGAHTCEQLPAGNGGNPVVVAFFKSQAENPKSILWYGHYDVVGVSDPSSWNTEPFTLVCEDGYLKGRGVSDNKGPLLSAVYSAADLTQKGELKNNIVFLIEGQEENGSSCLRKIIEENPDVLNVKIDWILFSNSYWLDQKVPCLNYGHRGVMNAQVTVFSDEPNRHTGVDGGVHREPTADLINIVSKLTDDRGHIQIPGFYDSLKEVSDNELAKFKEIVNRAELAGGITVEQLVAKWTKPSLSLTNIQTTVPGVTVISQKASLVVSIRLVPDQNPTQVKESLIQFLQDAFKSLNTSNHLELEVLNIAEPWLGNPHNRCYKLLREEIHNTWGSDPLFIREGGSIPCIRFLESHFNAPVAQIPCGQSTDNAHLDNENLKIKNWANMRKIVTKVFNRL, from the coding sequence ATGACAGGAGAACCGCCGTTGTTTCACTCATGGAGTCATACGCATTCGATAATCTCCACTATTGCATTTCCACAACATAAAATATTGTTTGCCGGTACTCATGATTCAAAGATTTTATGTTTTGATCTAACAACGTATAATTTAATTAAGACTGTGAAAGTTAATGAAGATTCTGATGATGGTTTTGATACAAAAGCTAGCGTCTTATGTCTAGCCAAATCAGAGGATGAAAAGTACCTTTTTAGCGCAGGAACCGACTCAATCGTGCGCGTATGGTCAGTTGGATGTGTTTTAAAAGATTTCTCAATCCGGATCCAGAACATAGCTGTGATTTACTCAGTTATGGATATTGGTGATATTTTTTCGGTCAAATACGTCGACTCATTGGATACGTTGATATTTGGCTGCCAGAATGCGTCAATGCTGTATATTAATAATTTCTTGGCATCGGACGACTCTTCGCTTTCGGAGCATAATTTTAAGAAACTACCCCATGTGAGGTATAGTAAGTTTTTCGACTCAACTGGGCTTACTGGTTATAATAAGTGCTGCCCTACAAGGGGAGGGAGTCCTCTGTCCAGCGATGCGAAATGCATTATACAGGCAGTTCCATCAGACAAAATTATCACGTATGCGCACAATGGTTTTATTTATTCGATTACTCGTATCgagaactttgaaaaacCGTTTTCGGTGCTATTTAAGCCATATTCTTTAGATCGTAAGACGGCCTTTTTTGTCTCAAGCGGTGGTGATGGAATCTCCAAGATCTGGGCACTTACGACACCCCATCTAGATTCTATCTGCGATGTTCGTGTGAACCTTATTAAAGAGCTGGATAATGAAGAAACGGTATTTAGCCAGTTTGTTGAGTTCCCTTTTCTATATTGTGGTCTTGAGTCAGGCCTAATCAAGATATGGGACCTAAATACGGGCCAGCTAATTACAAAACTCAAGACGAACGATGACAACGATATAATGGCAATTGCTGTTTATAATGACCATGTATTTGCTGCTCATGAGAACCGCATTACAAAATTCTACCAGGGCGAAATGCAAGAGTGGAATGTTCATGACGGTCTCGTTTTAAGTTGCGAGCTTCTCAGGAAATGCCACACAGGTAACAAGGTTGATAGGCTCATTACAGGGGGCACAAATGGTACTCTAGCGTTATGGAACATTGATGAATTGGTAAATGATAGCAAACCGGACGAAAATGAAGAGGAACAAGGTGCTGGAACGCCTGATACTACGGACAAAGCGTCGCATGCTTTGATGGCATATCGGAGAGCAAAGCTTGATAACGACCACATGCTAGAGATGCTACAGGAGTTTGTGGGCTATCAAACGGTTTCCCAGAACCCGGACTCCAGAAATGTCATTGATGGTAGGCGCTGCGCAACATTTTTGCAGGATCTATTTGTCAAGTTCGGAGCACATACGTGCGAACAACTCCCTGCAGGTAATGGCGGAAATCCAGTCGTTGTTGCTTTTTTCAAAAGCCAGGCTGAAAATCCGAAAAGTATTCTCTGGTATGGCCATTACGATGTTGTAGGGGTTAGTGATCCTTCTTCATGGAATACTGAACCGTTCACTCTGGTCTGCGAGGATGGCTACTTAAAAGGTCGCGGTGTTAGTGACAATAAAGGGCCGCTTCTCTCGGCCGTTTACAGCGCAGCTGATCTCACTCAGAAGGGTGAGCTCAAAAACAATATTGTTTTCCTTATAGAGGGTCAGGAAGAGAACGGCTCGAGTTGTTTACGTAAGATCATAGAAGAGAACCCGGATGTTCTCAATGTTAAAATTGATTGGATATTGTTCAGCAACTCCTATTGGCTAGATCAAAAGGTTCCTTGCTTGAATTACGGACACCGAGGCGTAATGAATGCCCAGGTTACCGTTTTCTCCGACGAACCCAACAGGCACACCGGTGTTGACGGCGGTGTGCACAGAGAACCTACTGCTGATCTGATCAACATAGTGTCGAAACTTACCGACGATCGGGGGCACATACAGATCCCCGGCTTTTACGACTCGTTAAAAGAAGTCAGTGACAATGAACTTGCAAAATTCAAAGAAATTGTCAACCGTGCGGAACTCGCCGGCGGCATAACCGTTGAGCAGCTCGTTGCAAAGTGGACAAAGCCAAGCTTATCACTTACAAACATTCAGACAACCGTTCCGGGTGTCACCGTCATATCGCAAAAAGCTTCTCTAGTCGTCTCGATCAGACTGGTTCCCGACCAAAATCCAACCCAGGTCAAGGAATCACTGATCCAGTTTTTACAAGATGCCTTCAAATCGTTAAACACATCTAACCACCTAGAGCTAGAGGTTCTAAATATCGCAGAGCCATGGCTAGGAAATCCACACAATAGATGTTACAAACTACTAAGAGAAGAAATACACAATACCTGGGGCAGTGACCCACTCTTTATTAGAGAAGGCGGCTCTATACCATGCATAAGATTCCTGGAATCCCATTTCAACGCTCCCGTTGCCCAGATTCCATGTGGCCAATCAACTGACAACGCTCATTTAGACAATGAAAACCTGAAAATAAAGAATTGGGCCAATATGAGAAAAATTGTTACCAAAGTATTCAATAGACTCTAG